One window from the genome of Drosophila albomicans strain 15112-1751.03 chromosome 2L, ASM965048v2, whole genome shotgun sequence encodes:
- the LOC117564937 gene encoding cylicin-2, whose amino-acid sequence MAIPWQLLCLATLAATVATLAMAATLPHYAPDDAMVIGEPLGTADAADFHAHFLDDGGTGDLETAASKKHEEAHEEEGEEESGEKKHSEHYKKHGGKSKKGHKKGEHHEKGEKGHHDKEGKKGEHGEEEGHEKKHKHSESHHKKKKKGEKGEKGSEFEDHGSYKKGHSIKGKHNVHKLNEDKKEKKYYDEDHDEGGEEKHGAFEEGKKHKKGSSYKKGEHKKGGHEEHYGKKGHSKKGHKKKGHKGHKKKHEEEKKWGHKKEHGKKGGEEHKKKWHKSQKKSSEHDHGHH is encoded by the coding sequence ATGGCGATACCCTGGCAACTGCTGTGCCTGGCAACGCTAGCGGCAacggtggcaactctggccaTGGCAGCCACACTGCCACACTATGCTCCAGACGATGCCATGGTCATTGGCGAGCCGCTGGGCACTGCGGATGCTGCCGATTTCCACGCCCATTTCCTCGATGACGGAGGGACCGGGGACTTGGAGACGGCCGCCTCGAAGAAGCATGAGGAGGCGCACGAGGAGGAGGGCGAGGAGGAGTCGGGCGAGAAGAAACACAGTGAGCACTACAAGAAACATGGTGGCAAGAGCAAAAAGGGTCACAAGAAGGGCGAACACCACGAAAAGGGCGAGAAAGGACATCACGACAAGGAGGGCAAAAAGGGCGAGCATGGCGAGGAGGAAGGGCACGAGAAGAAGCACAAGCACTCGGAGAGCCAtcacaagaagaagaagaagggcgAGAAGGGTGAAAAGGGCAGCGAATTCGAGGATCATGGCTCCTACAAGAAGGGACACTCAATCAAGGGCAAGCACAACGTGCACAAACTGAACGAGGacaaaaaggagaaaaaataCTATGACGAGGATCACGATGAGGGCGGCGAGGAGAAGCACGGCGCCTTCGAGGAGGGCAAGAAGCACAAAAAGGGCAGCAGCTACAAAAAGGGCGAGCACAAAAAGGGCGGACACGAGGAGCACTACGGCAAAAAGGGACACAGCAAAAAGGGACACAAGAAAAAGGGCCACAAGGGCCACAAAAAGAAGCACGAGGAGGAGAAGAAGTGGGGCCACAAAAAGGAGCACGGCAAAAAGGGAGGCGAGGAGCACAAGAAAAAGTGGCACAAATCGCAGAAGAAGAGCAGCGAACATGATCATGGGCATCATTAA